The nucleotide sequence CGCCGCGCTGCCCGGCGCGCTCACGGGGCTCGGGCTCGCCTGCGCGATCGCCGCGCTCGCCGGACCGCGGCGGCCGGTCCGGCGCGCCTTGACCGGGACGCCGGGAGCGGCGATCGCGGTCGCGCTCGACGTATCGGGCTCGATGTCCGCCGAGGACTTCCAGCCGCGGAATCGTCTCGACGTGGCGCGCGGCGTCGTCGCGGATTTCGTGCGCGGGCGGCCCGACGACGAGATCGCGCTCCTCGCGTTCGCGGGCGACGCGAGAACCGTGTGTCCCGCGACCGAGGACCACGACGCGCTGCTGGCGCTGCTCGCGCCGCTCGACGGGACGAAATTCGCGGACGGCACCGCGATCGGCAACGCGATCGCGACCGGGGTGGCGCGCCTCAAGGCGCTCCCCGTGAAGAGCCGCGTCCTCGTCCTCGTCACCGACGGCGGCAACAACGCGGGGCAGATCGATCCCGACACGGCGGCGAGGATCGCGGCGGCGTTCGGGATCCGGATCCACGCCGTGGCCGTCGGCAAGGGCGGAAGGGTTCCGATCACCGTGACGGTGCGCGACCCCGAGACCGGCCGGTCCGAGAAGCGGCGCATCGAGGCGGAGGTCCAGGTCGACGAAGCGCTCCTCCAGCGGATCGCCCGGACGACCGGCGGACGCTTCTTCCG is from Thermoanaerobaculia bacterium and encodes:
- a CDS encoding VWA domain-containing protein yields the protein MIGFAHPALLGLLALPILLALARRRSRGTSAIEVPGLAPARPTAASRLAALPGALTGLGLACAIAALAGPRRPVRRALTGTPGAAIAVALDVSGSMSAEDFQPRNRLDVARGVVADFVRGRPDDEIALLAFAGDARTVCPATEDHDALLALLAPLDGTKFADGTAIGNAIATGVARLKALPVKSRVLVLVTDGGNNAGQIDPDTAARIAAAFGIRIHAVAVGKGGRVPITVTVRDPETGRSEKRRIEAEVQVDEALLQRIARTTGGRFFRATDARALREIFAAIDSLEKTPAPRRWEISWQDLSAAPTMAAGALLLAALALGSGPLRVETEAA